In Pyricularia oryzae 70-15 chromosome 2, whole genome shotgun sequence, one genomic interval encodes:
- a CDS encoding cyclin domain-containing protein, giving the protein MAHLTNSLVTPEQLHQRARFSSLPTDLQDTIFYTTQCLTQAAGLLLQLPQSTTAQANVLLARYWLVDSEMQHEFSDVSAACIYIVAKCGPFPRSPRDVTNVYAYLLSPVSPLAQPPNTTNPDDAPDPTKYYQSEADYFAAHNRILALEGRILYALSFDTRVALPHPLAVTYLQALDFLAQPREVVSERAVAYLNAALLSPQLLYLTHQPSALAVAAVYNAARDLGAKMPECEWWEVFDVEREELGFLVVGLRSLEGWVRQQKEALASGDKALVPALLGGEGGLLTRRLVEAIMQRRGLQLRKNGDSSQAANAVVDDEAEMMRKLDERVASMDES; this is encoded by the exons ATGGCCCACCTGACAAACTCCCTCGTCACACCTGAACAGCTGCATCAACGCGCCAGGTTTAGCTCACTTCCCACCGACCTCCAAGATACAATATTCTATACGACCCAATGCCTCACACAAGCCGCAGGGCTGCTGTTGCAGCTCCCACAGTCTACCACAGCACAAGCCAATGTACTACTCGCTCGATACTGGCTTGTGGATTCCGAGATGCAGCATGAATTCAGC GATGTCTCCGCCGCGTGCATCTACATCGTCGCAAAGTGCGGCCCCTTCCCCCGTTCCCCACGCGACGTGACAAACGTATACGCCTACCTCCTTTCTCCAGTTTCCCCCCTCGCCCAACCACCAAACACCACCAATCCCGACGACGCCCCCGACCCGACGAAATACTACCAGAGCGAAGCCGACTACTTCGCCGCGCACAACCGCATCCTAGCGCTCGAGGGCCGCATCCTTTACGCCCTGTCCTTTGACACGCGCGTCGCGCTGCCGCACCCCCTGGCCGTGACGTACCTGCAGGCCCTCGACTTCCTCGCCCAGCCGCGCGAGGTGGTGTCGGAGCGCGCCGTCGCCTACCTCAACGCCGCCCTGCTCTCCCCGCAGCTGCTGTACCTGACGCACCAGCCCAGCGCCctggccgtcgccgccgtctaCAACGCCGCCCGCGACCTCGGCGCAAAGATGCCAGAGTGCGAGTGGTGGGAGGTGTTTGACGTTGAGCGAGAGGAGCTGGGGTTTCTGGTCGTGGGGTTAAGGAGTCTCGAGGGCTGGGTCAGACAGCAGAAGGAGGCGTTGGCGTCCGGGGATAAGGCATTGGTTCCTGCGCTGCTTGGTGGGGAGGGTGGTTTGCTCACCAGGCGGCTCGTAGAGGCGATAATGCAGAGACGAGGGTTACAGCTACGGAAGAATGGAGACAGTTCACAGGCTGCAAACGCAGTGGtggacgacgaggccgagatgATGAGGAAATTAGATGAAAGGGTTGCTAGTATGGACGAGAGCTAG
- a CDS encoding cyclohexadienyl dehydratase, translating into MAAKTGGCSAPSQLDAIIARGHLKVGMTGAYKPFSYLDPDSASNSSSSGYIGADVDMAKSLSQAMGLTKDPEFVHATFANMTTEINEGRYDIGMTGVSITLARARLCFYSNPLIRVGKVATVRCEDASKYQSLAAIDVEGVRVATPSGGSNEVFDRANLKKAEILVYTETDNNIIFQAVVDKKADVMITDRVEAELQAKMHPGVLCAVNPEEPFSFEEIGYIMKRDVVLQQFVNQWLHVQQGSGAWNRTLQSWMDYPWPHT; encoded by the coding sequence ATGGCGGCAAAAACGGGAGGTTGCTCGGCGCCTTCTCAACTGGACGCCATCATTGCGCGCGGCCACCTCAAGGTTGGGATGACGGGTGCATACAAGCCCTTTTCTTACCTCGACCCCGACTCAGCTTCCAACTCGTCGTCTTCGGGCTACATTGGCGCCGATGTAGACATGGCCAAGTCGCTATCTCAGGCCATGGGCTTGACCAAGGACCCCGAATTTGTGCACGCCACATTCGCCAACATGACAACCGAGATCAACGAGGGCAGGTACGACATTGGCATGACGGGAGTCTCGATAACGCTGGCCCGGGCCCGCTTGTGCTTTTACTCGAACCCACTGATCAGGGTCGGCAAGGTGGCGACGGTGCGGTGCGAGGATGCGTCCAAGTACCAGTCTCTGGCGGCGATTGACGTCGAGGGCGTGCGTGTGGCGACGCCATCTGGCGGCAGCAACGAGGTGTTTGATCGGGCAAACCTCAAAAAGGCCGAGATCCTCGTCTACACCGAGACCGACAATAACATCATCTTCCAGGCCGTCGTGGACAAGAAGGCCGACGTCATGATCACGGACAGGGTCGAGGCGGAGCTCCAGGCCAAGATGCACCCCGGTGTCCTTTGTGCCGTCAACCCGGAGGAGCCGTTCAGCTTCGAGGAGATTGGGTACATCATGAAGCGGGACGTGGTGCTGCAGCAGTTTGTCAACCAGTGGCTCCATGTCCAACAAGGCAGTGGTGCCTGGAACCGGACTTTGCAGAGTTGGATGGACTACCCATGGCCACACACCTGA
- a CDS encoding GRAM domain-containing protein YSP2 gives MDANGSDRSTSATGLGKLLPRALAEKRRRKKKQQLGSDASSEDLGVRGRSPASSRYTNESDLNEDTSNHSFSIAEEDRLPPHQPDASLAAVETDEDSLSARPTVVSTHPSQIGYLTTSSPLVQEEHLKGTQEPPEPSLTENLSRSSTLPVTDSIERTDSLDSATSSPLRHSRTGLAIPRNAGARRSPSPVGRFRKALRSRSSNRQSTGSISPERIPTVAAASTSNDSLDSKNIDKPGLESASNPSLSSKPDTAKEASTQRFRRLSKGQTIETAHPPRTPPNGATSAPVIVNTPPTPTDHSRPHDLLSHTPTKKATSNAAPKPVEPVSTLAHRRGRSGSGSAGPSKLSNITAAPLTPTPENAQSPLPTGNFFSSMISAAQNVAQNAANTWTNTIANNNSTSSVGNNGGNGGQSREKSSSGDTRVEVESYSDSQRQLMDSQEPAVKTLGRGDLSLSQLGINDPPSNATSPITSRFVDSMSSRVRADSAPVEANNGQNDSQPSSQARSVAEPGSAERTPAGSIYEDATGLQRNGSVRSSLRRHRKRGSSTMSGQIGAPITATHTALTQNGGLSNNSTTKLTGFAVASAKRNRDFHQLFKSVPDDDLLIDDFSCALQLQILAHGRLYVSEGHLCFNSNIFGYVTTLVMSFDEILSVEKRSTALLFKNGLLISTINAKHVFASFASRDSTYQLIVKVWGIRHPSLQSSLNGVRLDETGGDKTEKVDVEEVRSLSLAGTQSGSELEDSEDDEEDVYDEDAEDEMNESVVAQPIENGTAEAALDKVTSRKTSAALPAAEKPKEAAGGAAPGTGAQDFPGPATHGKTDCGDADTHYDKQLSTDVIPAPLGKVYDIMFGPTSCQYMSKWLTDDQKCFDLQMEDKKGLTAENKTRTYSYTKPLNASLGPKQTKCIVTEKLDAMDLEKAISITCSTQTPDVPSGNVFTVKTRYCLTWDEKNQTKINVNCTIEWSGKSWIKGPIENGVVTGQQQYCKDLFASLKSSVSSRPRAGTGNGVAAKGKKKGRKGRTGPTSGPASDAEGGARAQAAKQDWGLLEPVRGIVSPVLDTVKPLITGNLVYGLLVGLLVASWFGFGFSPSGRTASRHPYGADLAYLSYPDRVAAYEEMWRREESELWQWLEERVGMERLSGAQSSAPSTPPPRKNVADSREVREAIRATEEKLKMLKVSLEKGNN, from the exons ATGGACGCCAACGGCTCAGATCGCTCAACGTCCGCCACGGGCCTGGGCAAACTGTTGCCGCGAGCGCTGGCAGAGAAAAGGCGACGCaagaagaagcagcagcTTGGTAGCGATGCCAGTAGTGAAGACCTTGGAGTTCGCGGTCGAAGTCCAGCCAGCAGCCGGTATACCAACGAAAGCGATTTAAATGAGGACACGAGCAACCATTCATTTTCAATTGCAGAGGAGGATCGACTGCCGCCTCATCAGCCAGATGCCAGTCTAGCGGCAGTGGAGACGGATGAAGACTC CTTGTCAGCAAGGCCCACCGTTGTGTCGACGCATCCCTCGCAAATCGGCTACCTGACGACCTCGTCGCCGCTGGTGCAAGAAGAGCACCTAAAGGGTACCCAAGAACCACCAGAACCCTCATTGACTGAGAACCTGTCCCGATCTTCAACCCTTCCTGTCACAGATTCTATCGAGAGGACCGATTCTCTCGACTCGGCAACCTCATCACCCCTCCGGCATTCCAGGACCGGTCTTGCTATCCCCCGAAACGCTGGGGCAAGACGATCACCTTCTCCCGTAGGCCGCTTTCGAAAAGCCCTACGGTCGAGATCTTCAAATAGACAATCAACAGGCAGTATTAGCCCTGAAAGAATTCCTACGGTGGCGGCCGCTTCCACTAGCAACGATTCTCTGGACAGCAAAAATATCGACAAGCCTGGCCTCGAAAGTGCATCAAACCCCTCACTCAGCTCAAAGCCAGATACTGCCAAGGAGGCATCTACCCAGCGCTTCAGGAGATTGAGCAAAGGGCAGACGATCGAGACTGCGCATCCACCCCGCACACCACCAAACGGCGCCACATCTGCTCCTGTCATCGTCAACACTCCCCCGACGCCTACCGACCACAGCAGGCCCCACGACCTATTAAGCCATACACCGACGAAAAAAGCTACAAGTAATGCAGCTCCCAAGCCAGTCGAGCCCGTCTCTACACTAGCACATCGACGTGGGAGGTCAGGCTCTGGCAGCGCAGGCCCAAGCAAGCTTTCAAACATCACAGCAGCCCCTCTTACTCCGACGCCCGAGAATGCCCAGTCTCCTCTCCCCACTGGCAACTTCTTCTCGTCTATGATATCTGCTGCCCAGAACGTCGCGCAAAACGCAGCTAACACCTGGACCAACACCATCGCGAACAACAATAGCACGTCTTCTGTCGGTAACAACGGAGGTAACGGCGGCCAATCCCGAGAGAAATCCTCATCTGGAGATACCCGAGTCGAGGTTGAGTCCTATTCAGATTCTCAGAGACAGCTTATGGATTCGCAGGAGCCCGCAGTGAAAACATTAGGCAGGGGCGATTTGAGTCTGAGCCAGCTTGGCATCAACGACCCTCCGAGCAACGCGACCTCGCCAATTACCTCTAGGTTTGTGGACTCGATGTCCTCAAGGGTGAGGGCTGACTCGGCTCCTGTAGAGGCCAACAACGGGCAGAATGATTCCCAGCCCTCATCGCAGGCCAGATCAGTCGCTGAGCCTGGTAGTGCAGAACGCACACCGGCCGGGAGCATATACGAGGATGCAACCGGACTTCAGCGCAATGGGAGCGTCCGGAGCTCCCTCAGACGGCACCGGAAGCGTGGCAGTTCTACAATGTCTGGCCAAATCGGCGCTCCCATCACTGCTACCCACACGGCTCTGACTCAAAACGGAGGCTtaagcaacaacagcacgaCGAAGTTGACTGGGTTCGCCGTCGCTAGTGCTAAGCGAAACCGTGACTTTCACCAGCTCTTCAAGAGCGTACCAGATGACGATTTATTGATTGATGATTTTAGCTGTGCCTT GCAATTGCAAATTCTAGCCCACGGAAGACTGTATGTTTCCGAGGGCCATTTGTGTTTCAACAGTAACATTTTTGGCTACGTAACGACTTTGGTCATGAGTTTTGATGAGATTTTGTCGGTTGAAAAGCGGAGCACGGCTTTATTATTCAAGAACGGATTGCTCATTAGCACCATCAACGCCAAGCACGTCTTTGCCAGCTTCGCGAGTCGTGACTCGACGTATCAGTTGATTGTCAAAGTGTGGGGCATCCGTCACCCCTCGTTACAAAGCTCCCTCAACGGAGTTCGCTTGGACGAGACCGGAGGCGACAAGACCGAAAAGGTTGACGTGGAGGAGGTGCGCAGTCTGTCATTGGCCGGTACGCAGAGCGGTTCCGAATTGGAAGATtcggaggacgacgaggaggacgtCTACGACGAAGACGCTGAGGACGAGATGAATGAATCGGTTGTTGCACAGCCGATAGAAAATGGCACCGCGGAGGCTGCTCTGGACAAGGTCACTAGTCGGAAGACGTCGGCTGCATTGCCAGCCGCAGAGAAGCCAAAGGAAGCAGCTGGTGGCGCCGCACCCGGAACAGGAGCTCAGGATTTCCCGGGTCCTGCGACACACGGCAAGACGGATTGTGGTGATGCTGACACGCACTATGACAAGCAACTATCCACTGACGTGATTCCCGCACCCCTCGGCAAAGTCTACGATATCATGTTCGGGCCTACATCTTGTCAATACATGTCCAAGTGGCTCACAGACGATCAGAAGTGTTTTGACCTGCAGATGGAGGACAAGAAAGGCCTCACCGCCGAGAACAAGACACGGACGTACTCGTACACGAAGCCTCTGAACGCCTCATTGGGGCCCAAGCAGACCAAATGCATAGTAACGGAAAAGCTGGATGCGATGGATCTTGAGAAGGCCATTTCCATAACTTGCTCGACGCAAACTCCTGACGTGCCCAGCGGTAATGTCTTTACAGTCAAGACAAGGTACTGCCTGACCTGGGATGAGAAGAATCAGACCAAGATAAACGTAAACTGCACGATCGAATGGTCCGGCAAGAGTTGGATCAAGGGGCCAATCGAGAACGGAGTAGTGACAGGACAGCAGCAGTACTGCAAAGACTTATTCGCCAGCCTCAAGTCATCCGTGTCTTCCCGCCCACGAGCAGGTACCGGCAACGGCGTCGcggccaagggcaagaagaagggacGCAAGGGCAGGACAGGCCCCACGTCTGGCCCAGCGAGCGACGCCGAGGGAGGCGCCCGCGCCCAGGCTGCTAAGCAAGACTGGGGTCTTTTGGAGCCCGTGCGGGGCATCGTCAGTCCGGTGCTCGACACAGTCAAGCCGCTCATCACGGGCAACCTCGTGTACGGTCTACTTGTGGGCTTGCTTGTGGCAAGCTGGTTCGGGTTCGGGTTCAGCCCGAGCGGCAGGACGGCCTCGCGTCACCCCTACGGTGCCGACCTTGCCTACCTCAGCTACCCGGATCGCGTGGCCGCCTACGAGGAGATGTGGCGCCGTGAGGAGAGCGAACTGTGGCAGTGGCTGGAGGAGCGAGTCGGCATGGAGCGGTTGAGCGGAGCACAAAGCTctgcgccttcgacgccgccgccacgtaAGAACGTAGCGGACAGTCGTGAGGTCAGGGAGGCCATCAGGGCCACGGAAGAAAAGTTGAAGATGTTGAAGGTCTCGCTCGAAAAGGGTAACAATTGA